In one Vidua chalybeata isolate OUT-0048 chromosome 4, bVidCha1 merged haplotype, whole genome shotgun sequence genomic region, the following are encoded:
- the LOC128786917 gene encoding interleukin-8-like yields the protein MDGKSVAVTLVLYLVSMAGSEGKVLEKIDERGSQCQCISTHSKFIPPKTIQDVRLSRRGPHCKNVEIIATLRDGREVCVEPTAPWIQLTVKALLARARDNVESPVKEKSRKNKPWISARI from the exons ATGGATGGCAAATCTGTTGCTGTCACTTTGGTTCTCTACTTGGTCTCAATGGCAGGGTCAGAAG GTAAGGTCCTGGAGAAGATAGATGAAAGAGGCTCCCAATGCCAGTGTATAAGCACTCATTCCAAGTTCATCCCTCCCAAGACTATTCAGGATGTTAGATTAAGCCGAAGAGGACCTCACTGCAAAAATGTGGAAATCAT AGCTACGCTGAGAGATGGCAGGGAAGTGTGCGTGGAGCCCACTGCGCCCTGGATCCAGCTGACTGTAAAGGCCCTGCTGGCCAG GGCCAGGGACAATGTTGAGTCACCAGTCAAAGAAAAGTCAAGGAAGAATAAACCTTGGATTTCTGCAAGGATATGA
- the LOC128787004 gene encoding interleukin-8 isoform X2, translating into MNGKLVAILALFLISAAVSQGRTLARMGTELRCQCIATHSRLIPPKSIQDVKLTQSGPHCKNVEVIATLKDGREVCLEPTAPWVQLIVKAILAR; encoded by the exons ATGAATGGCAAACTCGTAGCTATCCTGGCTCTTTTCCTGATCTCAGCAGCTGTGTCTCAAG GTAGGACCCTGGCAAGGATGGGAACCGAGCTCCGGTGCCAGTGCATAGCCACTCATTCCAGGTTAATTCCCCCGAAGTCCATTCAAGATGTGAAGCTGACACAGAGCGGCCCCCACTGCAAGAATGTTGAAGTCAT AGCTACTCTGAAGGATGGCAGAGAGGTGTGCTTGGAGCCCACTGCTCCCTGGGTACAGCTGATTGTAAAGGCAATTTTGGCCAGGTAA
- the LOC128787004 gene encoding interleukin-8 isoform X1: MNGKLVAILALFLISAAVSQGRTLARMGTELRCQCIATHSRLIPPKSIQDVKLTQSGPHCKNVEVIATLKDGREVCLEPTAPWVQLIVKAILARAQHNSDSPL, translated from the exons ATGAATGGCAAACTCGTAGCTATCCTGGCTCTTTTCCTGATCTCAGCAGCTGTGTCTCAAG GTAGGACCCTGGCAAGGATGGGAACCGAGCTCCGGTGCCAGTGCATAGCCACTCATTCCAGGTTAATTCCCCCGAAGTCCATTCAAGATGTGAAGCTGACACAGAGCGGCCCCCACTGCAAGAATGTTGAAGTCAT AGCTACTCTGAAGGATGGCAGAGAGGTGTGCTTGGAGCCCACTGCTCCCTGGGTACAGCTGATTGTAAAGGCAATTTTGGCCAG GGCTCAACACAATTCTGATTCTCCTCTCTAA
- the LOC128786916 gene encoding interleukin-8-like: MLECPGWPRQDINTACPRAQALTTPGSARAHSTTEPGPGHTRKTRSCIMIGKTVAAVLILLLISAPATQGEAMPRSAIELRCQCINTHSRFIHPKFIQNVNLTPSGPHCKNVEVIATLRDGREVCLEPSAPWVKLIIKTILDKANTKPETVS, encoded by the exons ATGCTGGAATGCCCCGGCTGGCCCAGGCAGGATATAAACACGGCCTGTCCCAGAGCACAGGCACTTACCACCCCGGGATCTGCCAGAGCTCACTCCACCACAGAACCAGGCCCAGGCCACACGAGGAAGACACGCTCTTGCATCATGATTGGCAAGACTGTGGCTGCTGTCCTGATCCTGCTCCTGATCTCAGCACCTGCAACACAAG gtgaAGCAATGCCACGCTCGGCCATTGAACTCCGGTGCCAGTGCATAAACACCCATTCCAGGTTCATCCATCCCAAATTCATCCAAAATGTGAACCTCACCCCCAGCGGACCTCACTGCAAGAATGTTGAAGTCAT AGCTACCCTGAGAGATGGCAGAGAAGTGTGTCTGGAGCCCAGTGCTCCCTGGGTGAAGCTGATCATCAAAACAATTCTGGACAA GGCCAACACCAAACCTGAGACAGTGTCctaa